In the genome of Thiomicrospira aerophila AL3, one region contains:
- a CDS encoding bifunctional folylpolyglutamate synthase/dihydrofolate synthase: protein MMALTATPALPNSQSSLADWLDYLMQLHTKAIDMGLARVGQVAHNLDIVQIKPGMQRVVVAGTNGKGSSVAMLSAIMQAAGYHVGCYTSPHLVRFNERAQINGQSLSDQDWIAAFIAVEEARGNISLSFFEFTTLAAIWFFQQQPLDLVILEVGLGGRLDAVNAVENSSCIITAIDLDHQEYLGNNREDIGYEKAGVMRPGRLCVCSDSMPPKRLLDHANNLQVSLKCLGKDFTYQQGAGVWCFKYNDQPEELSLPMPALLGDFQLQNAAGVLAWLANQSDFAVSRPAIEVGLQAVRHPGRLQSLQVQHQTWLLDVAHNPQSAEQLALWVGQQNSVHQSKPIAIFAALADKDVKGMMARMAPHIDQWILLDLRPQPRALDPKIMQQFLDEVTSTDKTSLSPIGQVVQNASAAVDAAKFSGSARVLVFGSFITVGAILTELEQDG from the coding sequence ATGATGGCGCTTACAGCTACCCCTGCTTTACCTAACTCTCAATCCTCCTTAGCGGATTGGTTGGATTATTTGATGCAGCTGCACACTAAAGCTATCGATATGGGGTTAGCCCGTGTTGGTCAAGTTGCGCATAATCTAGATATCGTTCAAATTAAACCTGGGATGCAGCGTGTAGTAGTGGCTGGAACCAATGGTAAAGGTTCCAGTGTAGCTATGTTAAGTGCGATTATGCAGGCGGCTGGATATCATGTTGGCTGCTACACCTCACCTCATTTGGTCCGTTTCAATGAGCGAGCGCAAATCAATGGTCAGTCATTGAGCGACCAAGACTGGATTGCCGCATTTATCGCTGTTGAAGAGGCGCGTGGCAATATTTCACTTAGCTTTTTTGAATTTACTACCCTTGCGGCTATTTGGTTTTTTCAACAGCAGCCACTTGATTTAGTGATACTGGAAGTAGGTTTAGGTGGGCGTTTAGACGCGGTTAATGCGGTAGAAAATTCGAGTTGCATCATCACGGCGATTGATTTAGATCATCAGGAGTATCTGGGCAATAATCGCGAAGATATTGGTTATGAAAAGGCCGGGGTAATGCGACCTGGTCGGTTGTGTGTGTGTTCTGATTCGATGCCGCCGAAGCGTTTGCTCGACCATGCTAACAATCTACAGGTTTCGTTAAAATGTTTAGGCAAAGACTTTACCTACCAGCAAGGGGCTGGGGTCTGGTGTTTTAAATATAACGACCAGCCTGAAGAGCTATCTTTGCCTATGCCGGCCCTTTTGGGTGATTTTCAACTACAGAATGCAGCTGGCGTATTAGCATGGTTGGCTAATCAGTCTGATTTTGCAGTAAGCAGGCCTGCTATTGAAGTAGGTTTACAAGCCGTTCGTCACCCAGGCCGTCTGCAGTCTTTGCAAGTGCAACACCAGACCTGGTTGTTGGATGTTGCCCATAACCCGCAATCGGCCGAGCAGCTTGCATTGTGGGTTGGGCAACAAAATTCTGTACACCAATCAAAACCTATTGCTATTTTCGCTGCCTTGGCAGATAAAGATGTCAAAGGCATGATGGCTAGAATGGCACCTCATATAGATCAATGGATTTTGTTAGATTTGCGACCACAGCCTCGCGCGCTGGACCCCAAGATTATGCAGCAATTTCTTGACGAAGTGACATCGACTGATAAAACTTCCTTATCACCTATAGGCCAGGTAGTCCAGAATGCTTCGGCAGCGGTTGATGCTGCAAAGTTTTCTGGGTCAGCGCGTGTTTTGGTGTTTGGATCCTTTATTACCGTAGGCGCGATTTTGACGGAGCTTGAACAGGATGGATAA
- the accD gene encoding acetyl-CoA carboxylase, carboxyltransferase subunit beta has protein sequence MSWFEKILPSIKQVTERKKSVPEGLWVKCPKCESVLYRSEVERNQQVCPKCDHHMRVSGRKRLTYFFDENSPITEIGGQIGPVDALKFKDQKKYKDRYVQAQKTTGEKDALIVQVGQIDGLEVVAASFEFQFMGGSMGSVVGHKFVLAVEEAITRRAPLVCFSASGGARMQEALFSLMQMAKTSAALGKLREERLPYFSVLTDPTMGGVSASFAMLGDINIGEPKALIGFAGPRVIEQTVRETLPEGFQRSEFLLEHGAIDQIVHRHKLAKTIASQARMLLDR, from the coding sequence ATGAGTTGGTTTGAAAAAATTCTACCTAGTATCAAGCAGGTTACTGAGCGAAAAAAATCAGTACCTGAAGGGCTATGGGTCAAATGTCCCAAGTGCGAAAGTGTGCTATATCGCAGCGAAGTCGAGCGTAATCAACAAGTTTGTCCAAAGTGTGACCATCATATGCGGGTTTCCGGTCGTAAACGCTTGACCTATTTTTTTGATGAGAATAGCCCAATCACTGAGATAGGTGGCCAGATTGGTCCGGTAGATGCGCTTAAGTTTAAGGATCAAAAAAAATATAAAGATCGCTATGTTCAGGCGCAAAAAACCACCGGAGAGAAAGATGCGTTAATTGTTCAGGTTGGACAGATTGATGGGCTAGAAGTGGTAGCGGCCTCGTTTGAGTTTCAGTTTATGGGCGGCTCAATGGGTTCTGTCGTGGGGCACAAGTTTGTTCTGGCCGTTGAGGAAGCGATTACGCGTCGTGCGCCCCTGGTTTGTTTTTCTGCCAGTGGGGGTGCCCGTATGCAAGAAGCCTTATTCTCCTTGATGCAAATGGCTAAAACCAGTGCTGCATTGGGTAAGCTGCGTGAAGAAAGGTTGCCTTATTTCTCTGTATTAACGGATCCAACCATGGGTGGGGTGTCGGCCAGTTTTGCGATGCTGGGTGATATCAATATTGGTGAACCTAAAGCATTAATCGGCTTTGCAGGTCCTCGCGTGATTGAACAAACGGTTCGTGAGACCTTGCCAGAGGGGTTTCAGCGCAGTGAGTTTTTATTGGAGCATGGTGCCATAGATCAAATTGTGCATCGCCACAAATTGGCTAAAACAATTGCATCTCAAGCTAGAATGCTTCTTGATCGTTAA
- the trpA gene encoding tryptophan synthase subunit alpha, producing MNRIEARFASLQAQQKTALIPYLTAGDPHPDMTVTLMHHLVAQGADLLELGVPFSDPLADGPTIQKAVERALAHRVSLRNVLAMVAKFREQDQQTPVLLMGYLNPIEAMGEEEFAKSAVAAGLDGVLTVDMPPEESVGYHQTLASHGLACIFLVSPTTPASRLGAIAQQGKGFVYYVSLKGVTGVGQADVGDVASHVNALKEVIDLPVGIGFGVRDGQAAYKMAQHGEGVIIGSALVSLIEQHQHADIATIMAALTPKMVEFRSAIDAADKGEAL from the coding sequence GTGAATCGAATTGAAGCACGCTTTGCGTCTCTGCAAGCACAACAAAAAACAGCGCTTATTCCGTATTTGACAGCAGGTGATCCTCATCCTGACATGACGGTTACACTTATGCATCACTTGGTGGCTCAGGGCGCTGACTTATTGGAATTAGGTGTCCCATTTTCTGATCCTTTGGCCGATGGTCCGACGATTCAAAAAGCTGTCGAAAGAGCGTTGGCGCATCGTGTTTCTTTGCGTAATGTGTTGGCGATGGTGGCCAAGTTTCGTGAACAAGACCAACAAACGCCTGTGCTTTTAATGGGCTATTTAAATCCAATTGAAGCGATGGGTGAAGAAGAGTTTGCTAAATCGGCTGTTGCAGCGGGTTTAGATGGCGTGTTAACCGTTGATATGCCACCAGAGGAAAGTGTTGGATATCATCAAACCCTTGCATCTCATGGTTTAGCATGTATTTTCTTGGTATCACCCACTACGCCTGCATCAAGGCTAGGTGCGATTGCTCAACAGGGTAAAGGTTTTGTCTATTATGTTTCGCTGAAGGGTGTGACCGGTGTGGGGCAGGCTGATGTGGGCGATGTGGCCAGTCATGTTAATGCACTCAAAGAGGTGATTGACTTACCGGTCGGAATCGGTTTTGGCGTGCGAGATGGCCAAGCGGCTTACAAAATGGCACAACATGGCGAGGGTGTTATTATAGGTTCAGCGTTGGTGAGCCTTATTGAGCAACACCAACATGCCGACATCGCAACTATTATGGCGGCACTTACACCCAAGATGGTCGAGTTTCGCTCGGCTATTGATGCTGCCGATAAGGGAGAGGCGCTATGA
- the trpB gene encoding tryptophan synthase subunit beta, translated as MSKLSEQKVDFSQYPDSHGHFGPYGGIFAPETLMAPLEALRDQYAAVKDDPVFKAELLNDYQNYIGRPTPLYHAKRWSEHLGGAQIYLKREDLNHTGAHKINNTIGQALLAKRLGKTRIIAETGAGQHGVASATVAARLGLECVVYMGADDVVRQAPNVARMKMLGATVVPVESGTRTLKDALNEAMRDWVTNVDNTFYIIGTVAGPHPYPMMVRDFQAIIGQEARQQMLDQEGVLPDIVMACVGGGSNAMGLFHAFLADESVRIIGVEAGGDGLETGRHAAPLCKGTPGVLHGNRTYLMQDEAGQIMGTHSISAGLDYPGVGPELAWLKDIGRAEFVAATDDEAMAGWRDVTRMEGIISALETSHALAYAMKLAPTLPKTQRIIINLSGRGDKDMNTIAKLEGFEF; from the coding sequence GTGAGCAAGTTGAGTGAACAGAAAGTTGATTTTTCACAGTATCCAGATAGCCATGGTCATTTTGGTCCCTATGGTGGAATTTTTGCGCCGGAAACTCTAATGGCGCCACTGGAGGCTTTGCGTGATCAATATGCAGCGGTTAAAGATGACCCAGTATTTAAAGCTGAGCTTTTAAATGATTATCAAAACTACATAGGTAGACCAACACCACTTTATCATGCCAAACGTTGGTCTGAACATTTGGGTGGCGCGCAAATTTATTTAAAGCGAGAAGATCTAAACCACACCGGTGCACATAAAATCAACAACACTATTGGACAGGCGTTATTAGCTAAGCGTCTTGGTAAAACACGTATTATTGCCGAAACAGGTGCGGGGCAGCATGGTGTTGCGAGTGCCACTGTTGCAGCCAGGCTGGGGTTAGAATGTGTGGTCTATATGGGTGCTGATGACGTTGTTCGCCAAGCGCCTAATGTGGCACGCATGAAAATGTTAGGTGCAACAGTTGTCCCGGTTGAATCTGGTACGCGTACGTTAAAAGATGCGCTTAATGAAGCGATGCGTGATTGGGTGACCAATGTTGATAATACCTTTTACATTATTGGTACCGTAGCCGGCCCTCATCCCTATCCTATGATGGTCAGAGATTTTCAAGCGATTATTGGTCAAGAAGCACGTCAACAAATGCTTGATCAAGAAGGGGTATTGCCTGACATTGTTATGGCTTGTGTCGGCGGTGGTTCTAATGCCATGGGGCTGTTTCATGCTTTTTTAGCTGACGAATCGGTACGTATTATTGGTGTTGAAGCAGGCGGTGATGGTCTTGAAACGGGGCGTCATGCTGCACCACTTTGCAAAGGGACACCTGGTGTGCTTCATGGTAACCGTACCTACTTAATGCAGGATGAAGCAGGGCAGATTATGGGTACGCATTCGATTTCTGCAGGTCTTGATTACCCAGGTGTGGGGCCAGAGTTGGCTTGGTTAAAAGATATTGGTCGAGCTGAATTTGTGGCCGCCACAGACGATGAAGCGATGGCAGGTTGGCGTGATGTCACTAGAATGGAAGGGATCATCTCGGCATTGGAAACGAGTCATGCATTAGCTTACGCGATGAAATTGGCGCCGACTTTGCCCAAAACGCAACGCATTATTATTAATTTATCTGGCCGCGGTGATAAGGATATGAATACTATTGCCAAACTTGAAGGTTTTGAATTTTAA
- a CDS encoding phosphoribosylanthranilate isomerase has translation MVNQRTRVKFCGITRAEDALFAAKLGVDAIGLVFYSPSPRAVTIDQAKKVMAGLPAFVTTTALFVNPDANDVEDVITQLPVDLLQFHGEESGDFCRQFNRPYIKALAMHQQMDWDALNSEYDDARGWLLDTYKPGVPGGTGETFNWDWLPDSKQVSQPIILAGGLDAGNVKKACQQTGVYGVDVSGGIEVSKGVKSAEKMQQFIKQIIV, from the coding sequence ATGGTAAATCAACGTACAAGAGTTAAGTTTTGCGGTATTACGCGTGCTGAGGATGCTTTGTTTGCTGCAAAGCTTGGCGTTGATGCAATAGGCTTGGTTTTTTATTCACCCAGTCCTAGAGCGGTGACCATAGACCAGGCTAAAAAGGTAATGGCTGGTTTGCCTGCATTTGTCACCACGACTGCACTGTTTGTAAATCCTGATGCAAATGATGTTGAAGACGTTATCACTCAATTACCTGTTGACTTGTTGCAGTTTCATGGTGAAGAGTCAGGTGATTTTTGTCGTCAGTTTAACCGCCCTTATATTAAAGCGTTAGCTATGCACCAACAGATGGATTGGGATGCATTGAATAGCGAGTATGACGACGCACGTGGGTGGTTACTAGATACCTATAAACCCGGTGTTCCAGGGGGTACCGGTGAAACATTTAACTGGGATTGGTTGCCAGACAGCAAACAAGTGAGCCAGCCGATCATTTTGGCGGGCGGTTTAGATGCAGGTAATGTTAAAAAAGCTTGTCAGCAAACTGGCGTCTATGGTGTCGATGTCAGTGGCGGTATTGAGGTGAGTAAAGGTGTAAAATCAGCCGAAAAAATGCAACAATTTATCAAACAAATAATCGTTTAG
- the truA gene encoding tRNA pseudouridine(38-40) synthase TruA: MLRWALGVEYVGTAYCGWQRQAHCDSVQGRLEQALSYIAQSSIEVHCAGRTDAGVHGFGQVVHFDTDKSRPTSAWVQGVNTQLPRDIRVVWAHQVDQGFHARFSAQARQYRYVIYNRQQPSALLHGRVHWERHRLDEHMMHCAGQALLGEQDFSSFRAAQCQAQHGRRELQLLNVSRYGDFVHLDIKANAFVHHMVRNIAGTLMQIGRGEKPADWAGELLAMQDRTLAYATAPAEGLYFVKAFYAESFSLPQLPVNEVLW; this comes from the coding sequence ATGTTGCGATGGGCTTTGGGCGTTGAGTATGTCGGTACTGCTTATTGTGGATGGCAGCGTCAAGCGCATTGTGATTCAGTTCAAGGTCGGCTTGAACAAGCACTGAGTTACATTGCTCAGTCTTCGATTGAGGTGCATTGTGCAGGCCGAACAGATGCCGGTGTTCACGGTTTTGGACAGGTGGTACATTTTGATACTGACAAATCCCGTCCCACATCGGCATGGGTTCAAGGAGTCAATACGCAACTTCCGCGAGATATCCGTGTGGTATGGGCCCACCAAGTGGATCAGGGTTTTCATGCTCGTTTTAGTGCACAGGCGCGCCAGTATCGTTATGTTATTTATAATCGCCAGCAGCCCAGTGCATTATTACACGGCCGAGTCCATTGGGAGCGTCACAGATTAGATGAGCATATGATGCATTGTGCTGGTCAGGCTTTATTGGGTGAGCAAGATTTTAGTTCCTTTCGAGCTGCACAGTGCCAAGCACAACATGGTCGACGTGAGTTACAACTCTTGAATGTAAGTCGTTATGGTGATTTTGTTCACCTAGATATCAAAGCGAACGCTTTTGTTCATCACATGGTTAGAAATATTGCGGGCACCCTAATGCAGATTGGGCGAGGTGAAAAACCGGCTGATTGGGCGGGTGAGTTGTTGGCCATGCAAGATCGCACGCTTGCTTATGCTACCGCACCGGCTGAAGGTCTTTATTTTGTTAAAGCATTTTATGCTGAATCTTTTTCTTTGCCGCAATTACCGGTTAATGAGGTGTTATGGTAA
- a CDS encoding aspartate-semialdehyde dehydrogenase codes for MKKYDIAVVGATGAVGETILKVLEERNFPVGELYLLASARSAGKRIEFKGQWHVVEDLETFDFSKVQIGLFSPGASISAVYAPKAAAAGCVVVDNTSQFRYDDDVPLVVPEVNPDAVAGYKTRGIIANPNCSTIQMLVALKPIYDAVGIKRINVATYQAVSGTGKEAIEELATQTANLLNLKPITPEVYPKQIAFNCIPQIDVFMDNGYTKEEMKMVWETKKILGDDSVLLNPTAVRVPVFYGHSEAVHIETKAKITAAQVRDLLSKTEGVVVIDERKDGGYPTAVSDAADTNPVYVGRIREDISCENGINLWVVADNVRKGAATNTVQIAELLIAHYL; via the coding sequence ATGAAAAAATATGATATTGCTGTCGTGGGTGCGACTGGTGCTGTTGGTGAAACTATTTTAAAAGTTTTAGAAGAGCGAAATTTCCCAGTGGGTGAGCTTTATTTATTGGCTAGTGCACGATCGGCCGGTAAGCGAATTGAATTCAAGGGTCAATGGCATGTTGTTGAAGACTTGGAAACATTTGATTTTAGTAAAGTTCAGATAGGCTTATTTTCACCCGGAGCAAGTATTTCAGCAGTTTATGCGCCAAAAGCCGCGGCTGCTGGTTGTGTTGTGGTTGATAACACCTCGCAGTTTCGCTACGACGATGATGTTCCGCTTGTGGTACCTGAGGTCAACCCGGATGCCGTTGCGGGCTATAAAACACGAGGCATTATTGCCAACCCAAACTGTTCAACTATTCAAATGCTTGTCGCCTTGAAACCGATTTATGATGCAGTGGGCATCAAACGTATTAATGTTGCAACCTATCAAGCGGTTTCTGGTACAGGTAAAGAGGCAATCGAAGAATTGGCCACTCAAACAGCTAATTTGCTTAACCTAAAGCCCATTACGCCTGAAGTCTATCCAAAACAAATTGCGTTTAATTGTATTCCACAAATTGACGTGTTTATGGATAACGGTTATACCAAAGAAGAAATGAAAATGGTTTGGGAAACGAAGAAAATTTTAGGTGATGATTCAGTGCTGTTGAATCCAACTGCTGTTCGTGTTCCTGTGTTTTATGGTCATAGTGAAGCGGTGCACATTGAGACAAAGGCCAAAATAACGGCTGCACAAGTTCGTGATTTGTTGAGCAAAACTGAGGGTGTGGTTGTTATTGATGAGCGCAAAGATGGCGGGTATCCAACGGCTGTATCTGATGCGGCTGACACCAACCCTGTGTATGTTGGGCGTATTCGTGAAGATATTTCTTGTGAAAATGGCATCAACCTTTGGGTAGTGGCAGATAATGTCCGTAAGGGTGCTGCGACTAATACCGTTCAGATTGCTGAATTATTGATTGCGCACTACCTGTAA
- a CDS encoding polymer-forming cytoskeletal protein translates to MTGPLLIDGLVEGQIHSQNDVIIGVSGSVTGQINAQKVYISGVLKGSVNAKEVEILSQGQLYGDLLSGDLIIEKGGRFYGNSHGVDHLEANQEPMLLGSGPKPELIDEKDSK, encoded by the coding sequence TTGACGGGGCCGCTGTTGATTGATGGGTTGGTTGAGGGGCAGATTCATAGTCAAAATGACGTTATCATCGGTGTCTCTGGTAGTGTAACTGGACAGATTAATGCCCAAAAGGTCTATATCAGTGGTGTATTAAAAGGTTCCGTGAACGCAAAGGAAGTTGAGATACTAAGTCAAGGTCAGTTATATGGTGATTTATTGAGTGGCGACTTAATTATTGAGAAAGGCGGGCGTTTCTATGGCAACAGCCATGGTGTGGATCATCTTGAAGCTAACCAAGAGCCTATGTTGCTCGGTAGTGGCCCCAAACCAGAATTAATTGATGAAAAGGATTCAAAATGA
- a CDS encoding M23 family metallopeptidase, with amino-acid sequence MKNRISITISDIRGAKHYSISAFLKKFVLLIFVLGLTLAVVVMMSFIWTYDQYEQLKYRQYQSESAFLARIEQYQVQRDRIIAEKNYVLDQLDATERQVVFLDETLRSLEDLVGTQSEQDVFDIEERVKLLQLSALEKQFLLQALPTGRPVADFQGVSSGYGWRSHPVRGTREFHSGIDYRGNRGDGVIATADGIVEFAGYSKGSGYGNLIILSHAFGFRTYYAHLDSMQVRPGQYVRSGELIGGIGNTGVSTGPHLHYEVTFIQRKLDPAPFVRWNLENYEDIFEQVEGVPWGSLVQAVHQQVQKMERLLSQKGSESAVN; translated from the coding sequence ATGAAAAACCGGATCAGCATTACTATTTCAGATATTAGGGGAGCTAAACACTACTCTATATCTGCATTTCTGAAAAAGTTTGTATTGCTGATTTTTGTTTTAGGTTTAACGCTTGCAGTGGTCGTGATGATGAGCTTTATATGGACCTATGATCAATACGAGCAATTAAAGTATAGACAATATCAGTCAGAGTCAGCATTTTTAGCTAGGATTGAACAGTATCAAGTTCAGCGTGATCGTATTATTGCAGAAAAAAATTATGTATTAGATCAGCTTGATGCTACTGAACGACAAGTCGTGTTTTTAGATGAAACCTTGCGAAGTTTAGAGGATTTAGTGGGTACACAATCTGAGCAAGATGTTTTTGATATTGAAGAACGTGTTAAGTTGCTTCAGCTCAGTGCATTAGAAAAGCAGTTTTTGTTGCAAGCTTTACCTACAGGTCGTCCAGTAGCCGATTTTCAAGGTGTTTCGAGCGGGTATGGTTGGCGAAGTCATCCTGTAAGAGGAACGCGTGAGTTCCACTCTGGTATCGATTATCGAGGCAACCGAGGTGATGGGGTGATTGCAACTGCAGATGGCATTGTTGAGTTTGCTGGATATAGCAAAGGTAGTGGCTATGGTAATTTAATTATTTTGAGTCATGCTTTTGGTTTTAGAACTTACTATGCGCATCTAGACTCTATGCAAGTTCGACCAGGACAGTATGTGCGTAGTGGCGAATTAATAGGTGGCATTGGTAATACAGGTGTATCGACAGGCCCGCATTTGCATTATGAAGTTACATTTATACAAAGAAAACTCGATCCAGCGCCATTTGTGCGGTGGAATTTAGAAAATTATGAAGATATTTTTGAGCAAGTTGAGGGAGTACCATGGGGATCTTTAGTTCAAGCCGTTCATCAACAGGTTCAAAAAATGGAAAGACTATTATCGCAGAAGGGGTCAGAGTCTGCGGTGAACTAG
- the leuB gene encoding 3-isopropylmalate dehydrogenase, whose amino-acid sequence MTKQVLLLPGDGIGPEIVAQAVKVLDVLNTKYNLDINMTEGLVGGAAYDVHGHPLPDETLKAALAADAILLGAVGGYQWESLDISVRPEKGLLGIRSNLKLFANLRPAMLYPQLANASTLKPEVVSGLDILIVRELTGGIYFGQPRGIRTLENGERQGYNTYVYSETEIKRIGHVAFQAAMKRNKKVCSVDKANVLEVTELWREVMTDLAKEYPEVQLSHMYVDNAAMQLVRNPKQFDVIVTGNMFGDILSDEASMLTGSIGMLPSASLDAHNKGMYEPSHGSAPDIAGQNLANPLATILSAAMMLRYSLGREDLAVKVEQAVSAVLDQGLRTGDIFSEGMTRVSTSQMGDAVVAQL is encoded by the coding sequence ATGACAAAGCAGGTTTTATTGTTGCCAGGTGATGGAATCGGTCCTGAAATCGTCGCACAAGCAGTTAAGGTGCTTGATGTACTAAATACCAAGTACAACCTTGATATCAATATGACTGAAGGGCTGGTTGGTGGTGCTGCTTATGATGTGCATGGTCACCCTCTACCTGATGAGACTTTAAAAGCGGCTTTGGCAGCAGATGCCATCTTATTAGGTGCAGTGGGGGGGTATCAGTGGGAGTCCCTTGATATCTCAGTGCGTCCAGAAAAAGGCTTGCTTGGTATTCGTTCAAATTTAAAGCTGTTTGCGAACTTACGTCCGGCGATGCTATACCCACAACTCGCCAATGCTTCTACGCTGAAACCTGAGGTGGTCAGCGGGCTAGATATTCTAATTGTGCGTGAACTGACCGGGGGTATTTACTTTGGTCAGCCACGAGGCATTCGCACGCTAGAAAACGGTGAGCGTCAGGGGTATAACACTTATGTGTATTCTGAGACAGAAATTAAGCGTATAGGTCATGTTGCCTTCCAAGCTGCAATGAAGCGCAATAAGAAGGTCTGTTCAGTAGATAAAGCGAATGTTTTAGAAGTGACCGAGCTGTGGCGTGAAGTGATGACTGATCTTGCGAAGGAGTATCCTGAGGTTCAATTAAGCCACATGTACGTTGATAATGCAGCCATGCAGTTAGTGCGTAATCCAAAGCAGTTTGACGTCATTGTAACCGGTAATATGTTTGGTGATATTTTATCAGATGAAGCTTCGATGCTAACCGGTTCGATTGGTATGTTACCCTCTGCTTCATTAGATGCACATAACAAAGGGATGTATGAACCAAGCCATGGTTCGGCGCCTGATATTGCTGGCCAAAATCTTGCTAACCCTTTAGCAACGATCTTATCGGCGGCCATGATGCTGCGTTACAGTCTTGGGCGAGAAGATTTGGCAGTTAAAGTTGAGCAAGCTGTGAGTGCAGTGTTGGATCAAGGCTTGCGAACGGGTGACATTTTCTCGGAAGGGATGACGCGTGTATCAACCTCGCAAATGGGTGATGCTGTGGTTGCACAACTTTAA
- the leuD gene encoding 3-isopropylmalate dehydratase small subunit, translated as MSLTQFTQLKAIVAPLDRANVDTDAIIPKQFLKSIKRSGFGPNLFDEWRYLDVGQPEQDCSARPLNPEFVLNQPRYKGAKILLARENFGCGSSREHAPWALKDYGFDVIIAPSFADIFFNNSFKNGILPITLGDELVEHLFNEVSEQEGYMLEVDLASQTITTPSGQQISFEVDSFRKHCLLNGLDDIGLTLVHRDDIAAYEAKRQQQAPWLFVTPNLS; from the coding sequence ATGAGTTTAACCCAGTTTACCCAATTAAAAGCTATCGTAGCGCCCTTAGATCGTGCCAACGTTGATACAGATGCGATTATCCCTAAGCAGTTTTTAAAGTCGATCAAACGAAGTGGATTTGGTCCTAATCTATTTGATGAATGGCGTTATTTGGATGTGGGGCAACCTGAGCAAGACTGTTCCGCGCGTCCGCTCAATCCGGAGTTTGTATTAAATCAACCACGCTATAAAGGTGCAAAAATTTTACTGGCGAGAGAAAACTTCGGTTGTGGCTCGAGTCGTGAACATGCACCTTGGGCGTTAAAAGACTATGGTTTTGATGTCATTATTGCTCCCAGCTTTGCTGACATTTTCTTTAATAATAGTTTTAAAAATGGCATCCTGCCGATTACCTTAGGTGATGAGTTAGTTGAACACTTATTTAATGAGGTGTCGGAGCAGGAGGGTTACATGCTAGAAGTTGATTTGGCGAGTCAAACCATTACGACGCCAAGCGGTCAACAGATTTCATTTGAGGTAGATAGCTTTCGCAAGCATTGCTTATTAAACGGCCTTGATGATATTGGATTGACCCTAGTCCATCGCGATGATATTGCAGCCTATGAAGCTAAGCGTCAGCAACAAGCTCCGTGGCTATTTGTAACGCCCAATTTATCTTAA